The following are encoded in a window of Roseimaritima ulvae genomic DNA:
- a CDS encoding HAD family hydrolase: protein MDKSATRPLLILDLDETLVHGSEIRLHREADFMVGPFHVYKRPHLDEFLTDTSSHFDMAVWSSASWDYVSHIADELSTLVPKWQFVWSRFRCVQRMHPELMQTYFVKDLKKVKRRGYNLDRVLIVDDTQLKVSRNYGNAIYIPPFEGSDDDNELPQLKRYINSLRFESNFRTIEKRGWRTKSLSN, encoded by the coding sequence TGCTGATACTCGATCTGGATGAGACGCTCGTTCATGGTTCGGAGATTCGATTGCATCGTGAAGCGGATTTCATGGTGGGACCATTTCACGTTTACAAGCGTCCTCACCTCGATGAATTCCTGACTGACACTTCCTCGCATTTCGACATGGCGGTTTGGTCATCTGCTTCATGGGACTACGTTAGCCACATCGCCGATGAACTGTCCACACTCGTTCCAAAGTGGCAATTCGTTTGGAGCCGTTTTCGGTGCGTCCAACGGATGCATCCGGAATTGATGCAGACGTACTTCGTCAAAGACCTGAAGAAGGTAAAGAGACGCGGCTACAATCTGGATCGGGTATTGATTGTTGATGACACCCAACTCAAGGTGTCACGAAACTATGGCAACGCCATCTATATTCCGCCGTTCGAAGGCTCCGACGACGACAACGAACTTCCGCAACTCAAGCGTTACATCAACTCGTTGCGTTTCGAATCCAATTTTCGCACAATAGAAAAACGTGGGTGGCGAACCAAATCACTATCAAACTAG
- a CDS encoding DUF5662 family protein: MTTPEPTPEMVAFYERRTEEHIERVRRCLAVMASVTEYADELNERARVHDASKYSPEERIPYIWLTEFHRFRRTGEPFVYPDGMEERVRSAIDHHMTTNRHHPDFHGDPNDMTDVDLIEMVCDWTAMSQEFGQDGGSARGWADKTIGNRLHLTETKRQFVYAMIELLDSSLNSGA, translated from the coding sequence ATGACAACACCTGAACCAACACCCGAAATGGTCGCCTTCTACGAGCGGCGCACCGAGGAGCACATCGAGCGTGTCCGACGATGCTTGGCTGTGATGGCATCAGTGACCGAATACGCCGACGAACTAAATGAGCGTGCACGCGTTCATGACGCGTCAAAATATAGTCCCGAGGAACGGATACCGTACATCTGGCTCACTGAATTTCATCGTTTCCGCCGCACTGGCGAACCGTTCGTATACCCTGACGGAATGGAAGAACGTGTACGATCGGCAATCGATCACCACATGACGACGAACCGCCATCACCCAGATTTCCATGGTGACCCGAACGACATGACGGATGTCGACCTGATTGAAATGGTCTGCGATTGGACAGCGATGTCGCAGGAGTTCGGACAAGACGGTGGCAGTGCTCGCGGATGGGCGGACAAGACCATCGGTAATCGTTTACACTTAACCGAGACCAAACGCCAATTCGTATACGCAATGATCGAATTACTGGACTCCAGCCTCAACTCAGGTGCGTAG
- a CDS encoding addiction module protein: protein MNIYTDTIRDLGPAEKLLLVEQIWDDLAAQDAPIPLPGWAVTEAARRRDEMLADPNLGSTHDQVWKRIDDSRNG from the coding sequence ATGAACATTTATACCGACACAATTCGCGATCTCGGGCCAGCGGAGAAACTGCTGCTCGTTGAACAAATCTGGGACGACCTTGCGGCGCAAGATGCACCTATACCGCTGCCAGGCTGGGCGGTAACTGAGGCGGCTCGGCGGCGCGATGAGATGTTGGCCGACCCGAATCTTGGGTCGACACACGACCAAGTTTGGAAGCGAATTGACGATTCACGGAATGGCTAG
- a CDS encoding type II toxin-antitoxin system RelE/ParE family toxin has product MARSLRYHPLFDSDVLNAAEWYDGRQATLGTDFVTRVRTTVDHLIADPERRTTIDYGVRYWPVERFPYVVFYDLTESELLLLGVMHVSQDSEKWLARRK; this is encoded by the coding sequence ATGGCTAGATCGCTTCGCTATCATCCACTCTTCGATTCAGATGTGCTAAACGCTGCCGAATGGTACGATGGCCGACAGGCAACCCTCGGTACGGATTTTGTGACGCGCGTTCGGACGACTGTGGATCACTTGATCGCAGATCCCGAGCGTCGCACAACGATTGACTACGGTGTTCGCTATTGGCCGGTTGAACGGTTCCCGTACGTTGTGTTTTACGATCTCACCGAATCGGAGCTGCTCTTACTTGGTGTCATGCACGTTTCGCAAGACTCTGAAAAGTGGCTAGCTCGTCGGAAGTAG
- a CDS encoding IS110 family RNA-guided transposase, with product MLYLGIDQHAKQLTISLRNDAGDIVLKRQVSTEPKRCAEFFAKLRDKAGDEGFIAILEVCGFNDWLLKFLPTVGCTQTILIQPTKKLKVKTDKRDAHALSELLWVNQHRLRAGEPVRGVRQVILPSKHHAESQRITLLRKDAGRVRTRATNRIKNILRKHNLQWKMPTKTFPSVRAIAWLKTVELPPCERAEMDWHLDELERWTTRMNDLEVQIIERSKDDPVVTRLRTIPGCAHYSALSLVCRVGDPHRFPKGKSLAHYWGLTPGVNDSGEGTGRRGRITKAGSTMARWVLAQITLHCLRRDPVLKAWYKPIRNRRGSKIARVAMMRKLAVIIRNMMVHEQTYSECRDAMLARRKRQVAIHKQTA from the coding sequence ATGTTGTACCTCGGAATCGACCAGCACGCAAAGCAACTCACCATTTCTCTTCGCAACGATGCCGGCGACATCGTTCTCAAGCGGCAGGTATCCACCGAGCCCAAGCGATGCGCAGAATTCTTTGCCAAGCTGCGAGACAAGGCTGGCGACGAAGGCTTCATCGCCATCCTCGAAGTCTGCGGCTTCAACGATTGGCTCCTCAAGTTCCTACCCACCGTTGGCTGCACTCAAACCATCCTCATCCAGCCCACCAAAAAGCTAAAGGTCAAAACAGACAAACGGGATGCCCACGCGCTCTCAGAGCTACTTTGGGTCAACCAACATCGCCTGCGAGCTGGAGAGCCCGTTCGTGGTGTCCGTCAGGTCATCTTGCCATCCAAACACCATGCCGAAAGTCAACGGATCACGCTATTGCGCAAAGACGCCGGACGAGTGCGAACGCGAGCAACCAACCGCATCAAGAACATCCTTCGCAAGCATAACCTCCAGTGGAAGATGCCGACCAAGACGTTCCCTAGCGTCCGTGCGATCGCCTGGCTGAAGACTGTCGAGCTACCGCCCTGCGAACGCGCCGAGATGGACTGGCACCTCGATGAACTGGAGCGATGGACAACGCGAATGAATGACCTCGAAGTCCAAATCATCGAACGGTCAAAAGACGATCCCGTGGTCACACGCCTCCGCACGATACCCGGCTGTGCACACTATAGTGCGTTGTCTCTGGTGTGCCGGGTCGGCGATCCCCATCGGTTCCCCAAGGGCAAGAGCTTAGCTCACTACTGGGGCCTGACACCGGGCGTCAACGACAGCGGCGAAGGTACGGGACGACGTGGACGCATCACTAAAGCCGGAAGCACGATGGCACGTTGGGTGTTGGCCCAAATTACGCTGCACTGCCTGCGACGCGATCCAGTGCTGAAGGCTTGGTACAAACCAATCCGCAACCGCCGCGGCAGCAAGATCGCACGTGTCGCGATGATGCGAAAACTGGCGGTGATCATACGCAACATGATGGTCCACGAGCAGACTTACTCCGAGTGCCGCGATGCCATGTTGGCTCGGCGAAAACGCCAAGTTGCGATCCACAAACAAACAGCCTAG
- a CDS encoding tetratricopeptide repeat protein produces MRVLKSEFFGGRPVTADVTRLKLRINQLRCVSLEIFAIICSGCLNDTSSTEAQPTRTSTAPAQDQVMAIRDEGLAQRLIHEGHGEYERSNLERAIELLDEGATNDPTRWDAFYLSGKLRLDVGDPSGALERLSVAHSLAPDDYDIMIELGNAYNDNGDFKNAEATWRNALASSPDRDLAYNNLGIMQYELRKHADAAATFTAGIERCSSLLLFKGRALSCMEIGEFDQAIQDLGHLMDSMPDTAVFYWYRGRCRFGLGQHDLALSDAKRACEIDPDDSGYNSFLQSCRTLQDGG; encoded by the coding sequence ATGCGGGTTTTGAAATCAGAGTTTTTTGGCGGCCGCCCGGTTACGGCCGACGTTACCCGGCTGAAGTTACGCATTAATCAACTACGTTGCGTGTCGTTGGAGATCTTCGCCATCATCTGCTCCGGCTGTCTGAACGACACATCCTCGACCGAAGCTCAGCCGACACGTACTTCAACTGCTCCAGCCCAAGATCAAGTGATGGCGATCCGAGATGAAGGTCTAGCACAACGCCTGATTCACGAAGGTCACGGTGAATACGAGAGATCAAATTTGGAACGAGCAATTGAATTGCTCGACGAAGGCGCCACCAACGACCCGACGCGATGGGACGCATTCTATCTAAGTGGCAAACTCCGCCTTGATGTCGGTGATCCATCTGGCGCGTTAGAACGTCTCTCGGTCGCGCACAGCCTTGCTCCCGATGACTACGACATCATGATCGAATTGGGAAACGCCTACAACGACAACGGCGACTTTAAAAACGCCGAGGCCACGTGGCGAAACGCCCTCGCTTCGTCTCCCGATCGCGACTTGGCATATAACAACCTAGGCATCATGCAGTACGAACTGCGAAAGCATGCTGATGCCGCTGCAACATTTACAGCTGGCATCGAGCGTTGCTCATCCTTGTTACTCTTCAAAGGCCGCGCACTTTCGTGCATGGAGATCGGAGAATTTGATCAAGCGATTCAAGACTTGGGCCACCTAATGGATAGCATGCCGGACACGGCTGTGTTCTATTGGTATCGCGGACGCTGTCGTTTTGGCCTAGGGCAACATGACCTTGCTCTTTCCGATGCAAAGCGAGCATGCGAGATTGACCCTGATGATTCTGGTTACAATTCGTTCTTGCAATCCTGCAGGACATTACAAGACGGCGGGTAA
- a CDS encoding type II toxin-antitoxin system RelE/ParE family toxin, whose product MPTFILSDEAEADIAGISEYIAERNVAAAIKMLGRIEEACQILAENPGLGESRNGFGVPGCRSFTVSRYVIFFRPNANGVDVARILDASRDL is encoded by the coding sequence ATGCCAACGTTTATTTTATCGGACGAGGCCGAAGCCGACATTGCGGGTATCAGCGAGTACATCGCAGAACGCAATGTCGCGGCAGCCATAAAAATGTTGGGGCGAATTGAAGAAGCTTGCCAGATCCTTGCGGAGAACCCTGGGTTAGGTGAATCGCGGAACGGATTTGGTGTCCCGGGTTGCCGATCATTTACGGTCAGCCGCTATGTCATATTCTTTCGACCGAACGCCAATGGCGTAGATGTCGCGCGAATACTGGATGCAAGTCGCGACCTTTAA
- a CDS encoding ribbon-helix-helix domain-containing protein gives MAVDVPQEFEAFIASLLARRRFLSEHEVLAESLRLLQAKETLAEEVQKGFEQIDDGDCRDGHEAFASLRARLEERSES, from the coding sequence ATGGCCGTTGACGTCCCGCAAGAATTTGAGGCTTTTATCGCATCGCTATTGGCGAGGCGGCGATTTCTGTCTGAGCACGAGGTTTTGGCGGAAAGTCTGCGGCTTCTCCAGGCCAAGGAAACTTTGGCCGAAGAGGTACAAAAGGGATTCGAGCAAATCGACGATGGTGATTGTAGAGACGGGCATGAAGCATTCGCGAGCCTGCGCGCCCGGCTGGAAGAACGAAGCGAATCGTAA
- a CDS encoding addiction module protein, whose protein sequence is MTLQESLRALPPDQKLAIVTELWDDLAASAPLTLPEDELAEMNRRRDELLANPEIAIDSDEVWRRVDGD, encoded by the coding sequence ATGACACTTCAAGAATCTCTTCGTGCGTTACCGCCCGATCAAAAACTCGCGATCGTTACGGAACTTTGGGATGACTTAGCGGCATCAGCCCCGCTGACATTGCCAGAAGACGAACTGGCGGAGATGAACCGCAGACGCGATGAACTGTTGGCCAATCCAGAAATTGCAATTGATTCCGACGAAGTATGGCGCCGCGTTGATGGCGACTGA
- a CDS encoding DUF6896 domain-containing protein translates to MNTELADAIHLFRTDQESALAYLHGKLGIPVPSTGLEWAENGHEHVERVKSIADDDGVELYVHGFGIEVTHPDFHIDFDYGRDGQTDCFDRWRLSLHRHMRLGLPAPVDDPRPIKDWLDDAADAGELIRIDYATYYDPNSRSAWKPATHHCG, encoded by the coding sequence ATGAACACTGAACTGGCCGATGCAATACACCTATTCCGCACCGACCAAGAGTCGGCTTTGGCCTACCTTCACGGCAAGCTCGGTATTCCCGTACCGAGCACCGGGCTTGAGTGGGCGGAAAACGGACACGAGCACGTAGAGCGTGTAAAGTCAATTGCAGATGACGACGGTGTCGAATTGTACGTTCATGGTTTCGGGATCGAAGTGACACACCCTGACTTTCACATTGACTTCGACTATGGTCGCGACGGGCAAACGGATTGTTTTGACAGATGGCGATTGTCGTTGCACAGACATATGCGGCTTGGGCTTCCTGCTCCCGTAGACGACCCGCGACCAATAAAAGACTGGCTGGATGACGCAGCTGACGCCGGAGAGCTCATTCGCATAGATTACGCGACGTACTACGATCCCAACTCGCGTTCAGCCTGGAAGCCCGCTACTCATCACTGCGGGTAA
- a CDS encoding sulfatase family protein encodes MPTSSSAFALGLIAALLISFSGRDSNAADSPHVVIILVDDMGYGDPGCFNPQSKIPTPHIDSIAQRGMRFTDAHAPGPLCHMSRYGLLTGRYPFRTRVGRWPKHALIEPDQMTIASLAKSQGYATAMVGKWHVGFEEQGYDAPLPGGPVDHGFDSFFGIRASTDIPPYFYIRDDRAVSPPTNQIAANNSEGWSPIQGAFWRAGGIAPDLQLQNVLPRFTDEAVGVVNRHASQAKQQPLFLYLAYPAPHTPWLPSEAFAGKSGAGMYGDFMMMVDAQIGRVLDALRTADMERDTLLIFTSDNGPTWYPKDVERFDHDSAGGLRGMKADAWEAGHRMPFIARWPDRIAASSSSDATICFTDLLATFAELWDAELPEDAGPDSYSFLPAMLNPSTDDPSDAQAASRPPVVMQSGNGRLMTIRSGDWKLITGLGSGGFTKPNHIIPGPGDPQGQLYNLATDRGETNNLYDQKPNIVKRLTAQMKQIAGKP; translated from the coding sequence ATGCCAACCTCCTCGTCTGCTTTCGCACTTGGGCTCATTGCGGCCCTGCTGATCTCCTTCTCCGGCCGTGACTCAAACGCGGCTGACTCCCCGCATGTCGTGATCATCTTGGTCGACGATATGGGTTACGGAGACCCGGGCTGCTTTAATCCCCAGTCCAAAATTCCCACGCCGCATATCGATTCGATAGCTCAGCGAGGGATGCGTTTCACCGACGCCCACGCCCCCGGGCCGCTGTGTCACATGTCCCGCTACGGCTTATTGACCGGACGGTATCCGTTTCGCACGCGAGTCGGACGGTGGCCGAAACACGCCTTGATCGAACCGGACCAAATGACCATTGCGTCTCTGGCCAAGTCCCAGGGGTACGCGACGGCGATGGTGGGCAAGTGGCATGTCGGCTTTGAAGAACAAGGCTACGATGCTCCGCTTCCCGGCGGACCGGTCGACCACGGGTTTGATAGTTTTTTTGGGATCCGGGCGTCGACGGATATTCCTCCGTACTTTTATATCCGCGACGATCGAGCCGTTTCGCCACCGACCAACCAGATCGCCGCCAACAACAGCGAAGGCTGGTCGCCGATCCAAGGAGCGTTTTGGCGAGCCGGCGGCATCGCTCCGGATCTGCAACTGCAGAACGTGCTGCCGCGTTTTACCGACGAAGCCGTGGGCGTCGTCAACCGCCACGCTTCCCAAGCCAAACAGCAGCCCTTGTTTCTGTACTTGGCCTATCCCGCGCCTCACACCCCATGGTTGCCTTCGGAAGCCTTTGCCGGGAAAAGTGGTGCCGGCATGTACGGCGATTTCATGATGATGGTCGACGCCCAGATCGGCCGCGTTCTGGACGCACTGCGAACCGCCGACATGGAACGCGACACGTTGCTCATCTTCACCTCCGACAATGGCCCCACTTGGTACCCCAAGGACGTCGAACGTTTTGATCACGATTCCGCGGGCGGGCTCCGCGGCATGAAAGCCGATGCCTGGGAAGCCGGTCATCGGATGCCCTTTATTGCTCGCTGGCCTGATCGCATCGCCGCGAGTTCCAGCAGCGATGCAACGATTTGTTTTACCGACCTGCTGGCGACCTTTGCCGAGCTGTGGGATGCCGAGTTGCCCGAGGATGCGGGTCCCGACAGCTACAGTTTTCTGCCAGCGATGTTAAATCCATCAACCGACGACCCCAGCGATGCACAAGCTGCGTCGCGTCCTCCGGTGGTGATGCAATCCGGCAACGGGCGGCTGATGACGATCCGTTCGGGAGATTGGAAACTAATTACCGGATTGGGCTCGGGCGGATTCACCAAACCGAATCACATCATTCCCGGGCCCGGTGATCCCCAAGGGCAACTGTACAACTTGGCCACCGACCGCGGCGAAACCAACAACCTGTACGACCAAAAACCGAACATCGTGAAGCGTTTAACCGCCCAGATGAAGCAGATTGCCGGCAAGCCATAG
- a CDS encoding TIGR03545 family protein translates to MIRWRFVIKRLLLVVAILALLRWSLGPLVQFASVWTLEKSVGARVDIAQTRVGFFPPRLQYVDVQIGDAREGKQNVNAFAADSIDLSLDGNALLHRRFVASDGRISGIRIGGQRATSGHLEQPPEPESPSDGPSLIGQLLGGLGDDAVEGLQSVGNSLETVKRSDEIRRRWKQQYADLEDRAKALEAEVRMIRDEAKGIDNPLRDLPRLQATIARAEAVRQELISIRQTLDALPAQVQADWVALDEAKRIDVQRVREFIPASVEQPERLGPELLKQIVQAQIQGVRDYMDSARELADWTVASPQGAERPRGDDIRLVKTDPLPSVLVQRCQLDGLMSVNGDSYTIAGILENLTPQTERLDDPFRARLRLEGPRTVRVDFKRHYDDQGGKPRDVLIAHWPDLQLDRTQLGKPSEAQLQIDGGNLDLYVQIEAVGTQMRGQLVSRQTDTQVRLQTADKYAQLAAIESLQNSLAAIEHVEVQANFAGTWSDLDLSLATNLTDALSHGLSNAMAAQVAASRQQLESKIEAEHREQMRTLQTWLGEQHAEARDVLAQADSQIDTLKAKLASELPAASTYLGKLGSTLRDLR, encoded by the coding sequence ATGATTCGTTGGCGATTTGTTATCAAACGGTTACTGCTGGTGGTGGCGATTCTGGCTTTGCTGCGATGGTCCTTAGGGCCCTTGGTGCAGTTCGCCAGCGTCTGGACCCTGGAAAAATCCGTCGGCGCCCGAGTCGACATCGCCCAAACGCGGGTCGGCTTTTTCCCGCCGCGACTGCAATACGTCGACGTGCAGATCGGTGATGCTCGCGAAGGCAAACAAAACGTCAACGCCTTCGCTGCCGACAGCATTGATCTGTCGTTGGACGGCAACGCCCTGCTGCATCGCCGTTTCGTCGCCAGCGACGGCCGCATTTCTGGAATTCGCATCGGCGGGCAACGCGCCACTTCGGGACATCTGGAACAACCGCCAGAACCAGAATCGCCTTCGGACGGTCCTTCCTTGATCGGCCAATTGCTGGGCGGATTGGGCGACGATGCCGTGGAAGGCTTGCAGTCGGTCGGCAACAGTCTGGAAACCGTCAAACGCAGCGATGAAATTCGTCGTCGCTGGAAACAGCAATACGCCGACCTCGAAGACCGTGCCAAGGCGTTGGAAGCCGAAGTCCGGATGATTCGCGACGAAGCCAAAGGCATCGACAATCCGCTCCGCGACCTGCCGCGTTTACAAGCCACGATCGCTCGCGCTGAAGCAGTTCGCCAGGAACTGATCTCGATCCGCCAGACGCTCGACGCGCTGCCCGCTCAGGTGCAAGCCGACTGGGTGGCGTTGGACGAAGCCAAACGTATCGACGTGCAACGAGTGCGCGAGTTCATTCCGGCGTCGGTCGAGCAACCCGAGCGGTTGGGGCCCGAGCTGCTGAAACAAATCGTACAGGCACAGATCCAAGGTGTCCGCGACTATATGGACTCCGCCCGTGAACTCGCCGACTGGACAGTCGCCAGTCCCCAAGGTGCGGAACGCCCCCGCGGCGACGACATTCGTCTGGTCAAAACCGATCCCTTGCCCAGCGTGCTGGTTCAACGCTGCCAGTTGGACGGTTTGATGAGCGTCAACGGGGATTCCTATACGATCGCCGGGATCCTGGAAAACCTGACCCCGCAGACCGAACGCTTGGACGATCCGTTCCGCGCCCGGTTGCGACTGGAAGGTCCGCGAACCGTACGCGTCGACTTCAAACGTCACTACGACGACCAAGGTGGCAAGCCCCGCGACGTATTGATCGCGCATTGGCCCGATCTGCAACTCGATCGCACCCAACTTGGTAAACCTTCCGAAGCCCAACTGCAAATCGATGGTGGGAATTTAGACTTGTACGTCCAGATCGAAGCCGTCGGAACGCAGATGCGGGGCCAATTGGTGTCGCGGCAAACCGATACCCAAGTCCGACTGCAAACGGCGGACAAATACGCTCAGCTGGCCGCCATCGAATCGCTGCAGAACAGCTTGGCTGCAATCGAGCATGTCGAAGTCCAAGCCAACTTCGCCGGCACCTGGAGCGACCTCGACCTGAGTCTGGCGACCAACTTAACCGATGCCTTGTCGCACGGACTGAGCAATGCCATGGCGGCGCAAGTAGCCGCTTCGCGTCAGCAGTTGGAAAGCAAAATCGAAGCCGAACATCGCGAACAGATGCGGACGTTGCAAACCTGGCTAGGCGAGCAGCACGCGGAGGCGCGAGACGTATTGGCCCAAGCCGACTCGCAGATCGATACCCTAAAAGCCAAACTGGCCAGTGAACTCCCCGCCGCCAGCACGTACCTCGGCAAACTAGGCTCCACCCTCCGCGACCTGCGTTGA
- a CDS encoding TIGR03546 family protein has product MILWLIKQFLNIKNVLAGRNRPHQMAWGLAFGLLLGLIPHGNLVTVALVALVVCLNINHAMVALVGVAVTFLATRLDPYSHQVGQFVLLHPSLAEPLANAWKLPLAAWTDLNNTIVMGSFLIGVAALLPVYAFSYPLFRMLAPVEPPDEEQTAASVALAAATKASATAPAATPDSAPIVFTPLPGRESEAAPSPADMAAADEPEIVETQIDVIRLKDRREATSEPETSSTPDAADNAQINQALNFLLRRLRTSQQENAA; this is encoded by the coding sequence ATGATTCTGTGGCTCATTAAGCAATTCTTAAACATCAAGAACGTCCTGGCGGGTCGCAATCGTCCTCACCAGATGGCTTGGGGACTCGCCTTTGGTCTGTTGCTGGGTTTGATTCCCCACGGCAACTTGGTAACGGTTGCTCTGGTCGCCTTGGTTGTCTGTCTGAATATCAACCACGCCATGGTGGCACTCGTGGGCGTCGCGGTGACCTTTCTGGCCACGCGTCTGGACCCCTATTCACATCAGGTGGGACAGTTCGTGCTGCTGCATCCCAGCCTGGCCGAACCGCTTGCCAACGCTTGGAAATTACCGCTGGCAGCCTGGACGGACTTGAACAATACAATCGTGATGGGCAGCTTCCTGATCGGCGTGGCGGCCTTGTTGCCGGTGTACGCGTTCAGTTATCCGCTGTTTCGCATGCTGGCCCCGGTGGAACCGCCGGATGAAGAACAAACGGCGGCATCCGTCGCTCTGGCCGCTGCGACGAAGGCTTCGGCCACCGCCCCTGCGGCGACTCCCGATTCAGCTCCGATCGTGTTCACTCCGCTGCCCGGGCGTGAGTCGGAAGCAGCGCCGTCGCCTGCAGACATGGCGGCGGCCGACGAGCCCGAGATCGTGGAAACACAAATCGATGTGATCCGCTTGAAAGACCGCCGCGAAGCGACGAGCGAACCGGAAACGTCAAGCACGCCGGACGCTGCGGACAACGCACAAATTAACCAAGCACTCAATTTTCTACTCCGCCGATTGCGCACCTCGCAACAGGAGAACGCGGCATGA